One Euphorbia lathyris chromosome 1, ddEupLath1.1, whole genome shotgun sequence DNA segment encodes these proteins:
- the LOC136206047 gene encoding clavaminate synthase-like protein At3g21360 translates to MELNCKDFKIGKCEGQKIVDGELMPLMLQPPQSERGDIGLLVSAINKNKEWFEQVLLKNSAVLVRGYDVKKAEEFNDIIEEFGWDDIRYVGPAPRTHIYKRVWTANEGPLSDFIYYHHEMVLMSEYPKKVVLYCEIPPEEGGQTPFVPSFKVTERMMKEFPELVEELDEKGLKYTFTALSKNDTSSMRGRGWEDAFATSDRTQAQTRAKVMGMDMEWMENGGVNIIMGPRSLTKVFQGRKGRRMWFNTIVGMHGKELSSATMADGTELAAHFVRRCEQIIEQESIQFKWEAGDVLFLDNLALLHGRRPSSSPRKVLVATCN, encoded by the exons ATGGAGTTGAATTGCAAGGATTTCAAGATAGGAAAATGTGAAGGGCAGAAAATAGTGGATGGTGAATTGATGCCATTGATGCTACAACCTCCACAGTCTGAAAGAGGAGATATTGGATTGCTTGTTTCAGCTATAAACAAAAACAAGGAGTGGTTCGAGCaagttttattaaaaaacaGTGCGGTTCTGGTACGAGGTTACGATGTTAAGAAAGCTGAGGAATTTAATGATATAATTGAAGAGTTTGGGTGGGATGATATTAGATACGTAGGCCCTGCACCAAGAACTCATATATATAAACGAGTATGGACTGCAAATGAAGGTCCTCTCTCCGACTTCATTTATTATCACCACGAAATGGTTTTG ATGAGTGAATATCCGAAAAAAGTAGTGTTATACTGCGAAATACCGCCAGAAGAAGGAGGGCAAACACCATTTGTGCCGAGTTTCAAAGTTACAGAAAGGATGATGAAGGAGTTCCCTGAATTAGTGGAAGAATTAGATGAAAAAGGATTAAAATACACATTTACTGCTCTTAGTAAAAACGACACATCTTCCATGAGAGGCAGGGGTTGGGAGGATGCTTTTGCTACATCAGATCGTACCCAAGCTCAAACAAG GGCCAAAGTGATGGGTATGGATATGGAGTGGATGGAAAATGGAGGGGTGAATATAATAATGGGTCCTCGAAGTTTAACAAAGGTATTCCAAGGAAGAAAAGGGAGGAGAATGTGGTTTAATACTATTGTAGGTATGCATGGGAAAGAATTGAGCTCAGCAACAATGGCCGATGGAACTGAATTAGCTGCTCATTTTGTGAGAAGATGTGAGCAAATCATTGAACAAGAAAGCATACAATTCAAATGGGAAGCTGGAGATGTTCTATTCCTTGATAACTTGGCTTTGCTACATGGAAGAagaccttcttcttctccaaggaAAGTTCTTGTTGCCACTTGCAATTAG